The DNA sequence GCATCGGTTGAGCCTGCAATCCTTTTTTCAATTTCAGTATGAATGTTGCTGTCTTAATTCCTTTGTAGGGCTTTCTTTGGATCATTATACAGATGCTTAGCAAGGGGAGCAAGGGCAGCATTTCAAGTTTATCCTGAAAATCTGGACCAGCGCGAGTTGATTTTGAGTTCTGCAATGCGTGCTGGATTTGCGGGGGGTGTCGTTGTTGATTTTCCCAACAGGTATGCAAGAAACCAATTATGTTTTCTTGTGTCATAGGCTGTTAGCTCGTCTGAAACAATGTGGTTACTAGATTACTTTCTAAGCTGCTCATGCATGATCCCACATATCCACTAAACAAATGGCTTCTGGTATATGAACCTTTGTAGGGCTTCTGCATCATCTTTTGCAAAATGCATCTGATCGGCCTTTATAATACATAAAGGGTCTGAACATTGCTAACAAAAATGCACGTGCATGGAGTTTGAATATTTATGCTTCACGGAAACTATTGAGAGAGGGTCAGGGAACTAGTACAAAATATAGGGCAAAATGTTGGATTCTGACTTCACATGGAATTTTTAATATCTAAATTCTTTCAGTAGCATTTTCCTCTAACTTAAGGAATATCTTGTTACAGTTCCAAGAAACGAAAGGAGTACCTTGTCCTCACTTGCAATTCACCATCTATTACCACTTCTACTCCCAAGGGAAAAGGCGAAGATGGCGAGGGTTCCACTGATGATGAGAgtagtgaagatgaagaaaatcagACAGTAAGTTTTTACGGATGCATTTACTATTACTATATCTCTTGTTTTTCTCGAAGTCTAATGTAAAGTCAAGGCTGCTAAACTTAAATCTATCTGTGTGCTCTGACATGAATTTCTAATTTGTTATATTTTATTCGTGGGGAGCAGGTTTCAAACTCAGACAGGCACAGGCCGAGGAAAAAGCAGAAGACAAATAAGAAAGGCAAGGGAAGAGAATGGATACTAAAGAAGAAGGAACAGATGAGAAAAAAGGGAAATGTTGTTCCACCAGACACCAAATACACAGCTCGGAAAAGAAAAGCTCGATTTTGATCTTACAACCGGACTATATCATACCGTTTTGGAGCGATGGCTTTAGTGTTTGCTTTACACAGTTTGTACAGGCGTCTACGAAGGCATTACCATTTTCTCTTCAGTGCTGGAAGGTGCCGTGTAAAGCAGATTATAAACAGATCTCTCCGGGC is a window from the Malus domestica chromosome 16, GDT2T_hap1 genome containing:
- the LOC114822058 gene encoding 18S rRNA (guanine-N(7))-methyltransferase RID2-like isoform X1; translated protein: MSRPELQAPPEIFYNEEEARKYTRNSRIMEIQSELSHRALELLALPDDGVPRLLLDIGCGSGLSGDTLSESGHQWIGLDISQSMLDVALENEVEGDLLLGDMGQGFGLRSGVIDGAISISAVQWLCNADKSSHNPRLRLKAFFGSLYRCLARGARAAFQVYPENLDQRELILSSAMRAGFAGGVVVDFPNSSKKRKEYLVLTCNSPSITTSTPKGKGEDGEGSTDDESSEDEENQTVSNSDRHRPRKKQKTNKKGKGREWILKKKEQMRKKGNVVPPDTKYTARKRKARF
- the LOC114822058 gene encoding 18S rRNA (guanine-N(7))-methyltransferase RID2-like isoform X2, with amino-acid sequence MSRPELQAPPEIFYNEEEARKYTRNSRIMEIQSELSHRALELLALPDDGVPRLLLDIGCGSGLSGDTLSESGHQWIGLDISQSMLDVALENEVEGDLLLGDMGQGFGLRSGVIDGAISISAVQWLCNADKSSHNPRLRLKCLARGARAAFQVYPENLDQRELILSSAMRAGFAGGVVVDFPNSSKKRKEYLVLTCNSPSITTSTPKGKGEDGEGSTDDESSEDEENQTVSNSDRHRPRKKQKTNKKGKGREWILKKKEQMRKKGNVVPPDTKYTARKRKARF